The following proteins are co-located in the Heliorestis convoluta genome:
- a CDS encoding ArsR/SmtB family transcription factor: protein MIETKQQEDLSFWVELFKVLSDKSRLTILALLMNKPLCVCEIVNYLGMTQPAVSQHLRRLKAVDLVKERKEGQWVVYRAHQEKIACLQQAYGRLFQFGAKEIEKVEMLRPLSTE from the coding sequence ATGATTGAAACGAAACAACAAGAAGATCTCTCTTTCTGGGTCGAACTCTTCAAAGTACTAAGCGACAAAAGTCGATTAACCATTTTAGCTTTGCTCATGAACAAGCCCCTTTGCGTTTGCGAAATTGTCAACTATCTAGGCATGACCCAACCAGCCGTCTCACAACACCTGCGTCGCTTGAAAGCTGTTGATTTAGTGAAAGAACGCAAAGAAGGACAATGGGTTGTCTACCGAGCCCATCAGGAAAAAATTGCTTGTCTTCAACAAGCCTATGGAAGACTTTTTCAATTTGGAGCAAAGGAAATTGAAAAAGTAGAAATGTTAAGACCGCTATCAACAGAATAA